Proteins encoded in a region of the Simkaniaceae bacterium genome:
- a CDS encoding DUF2807 domain-containing protein, translating into MKLVFSLLSCLAPLLLNMGFATVVEGSGKITTDVRPLPAFHEIHISGNAQIFLTQEDKTAIVIEGDDNIVPLIDTEVTNQILNVSHKNGKYFTTKIPLTYKISSPHIDVIRLMGSSHLKTDGSLNSDSFSLFITGSANADLTLNTSQFKTQISGSGTCLIIGHTDKEDVTISGSGQFLGDHFKAKKAKVKISGSGIARIHATDALEANISGSGHIFYQGHPKITKRIAGSGSVASAESSEE; encoded by the coding sequence ATGAAATTGGTTTTCTCTTTGTTGTCTTGTCTAGCCCCCCTTCTTTTAAATATGGGTTTTGCCACTGTTGTCGAAGGCTCGGGGAAAATTACAACTGATGTACGCCCCTTACCCGCCTTTCATGAGATTCATATTTCCGGAAATGCGCAAATCTTTCTCACTCAAGAAGACAAAACGGCAATTGTCATTGAAGGAGATGATAACATCGTCCCGCTTATTGATACGGAAGTAACTAACCAAATTCTCAACGTATCACATAAAAACGGCAAGTATTTTACGACTAAAATCCCCCTTACTTATAAAATTTCATCCCCTCACATCGATGTCATACGTCTCATGGGGTCAAGCCATCTAAAAACAGACGGATCTTTAAATAGCGATTCCTTTTCTCTCTTTATCACAGGTTCGGCAAATGCAGATTTAACGCTCAATACGTCGCAATTTAAAACACAAATCTCAGGATCAGGTACCTGTTTGATCATAGGACATACGGATAAAGAAGATGTGACGATTTCCGGATCGGGACAATTTTTAGGTGATCATTTCAAAGCAAAAAAAGCAAAAGTCAAAATCTCAGGATCAGGCATTGCACGCATTCATGCAACAGATGCGCTTGAAGCAAATATTTCAGGAAGCGGTCACATCTTTTATCAAGGCCACCCAAAAATCACCAAACGGATTGCAGGAAGTGGCAGCGTAGCCTCAGCTGAGAGTTCTGAAGAATGA
- a CDS encoding mechanosensitive ion channel family protein produces MTVWESITQFYSNHAYVVKAVFLLLIAFIMHIILTVIHRSIHERLKKSNRIWDDALTYAIYIPLKLILWGFIVFICISIFHQKFHFFFYDFVVVLYQLLILGSFILFSVLFARKLEGNIILKRAKIDYMTLKAIAKIYYILLAVIAVLSALHVLGIPLSAVIAFGGVGGIAVGFAAKDFLANLFGGLMIFIGRPFVIGDWVRSPDRSIEGIVEEMGWRQVKIRTLEKRPLYVPNSLFSTIILENVSRMFCRKIEFDISIRYQDISKVNAITSQFEKYLLSREDIDTNLINYVKMTEFAESWITIKVSCFPKTKALLEYLAIRQELFIKAVEIVEQNGAEFAFNTVTVMQGDLYRS; encoded by the coding sequence ATGACAGTTTGGGAATCAATTACGCAATTCTATTCCAATCATGCGTACGTCGTTAAGGCAGTTTTTTTACTGCTGATCGCTTTTATCATGCACATCATTTTAACCGTTATTCATCGCTCGATCCATGAAAGGCTCAAAAAATCAAACCGAATATGGGATGATGCTCTGACCTATGCTATTTATATCCCCTTAAAACTAATTCTATGGGGATTTATTGTCTTTATTTGTATCAGTATTTTTCATCAAAAATTCCATTTTTTCTTTTATGATTTTGTAGTTGTTCTGTATCAATTACTCATTTTAGGCTCATTTATTCTATTTTCCGTCTTATTTGCTAGGAAGTTAGAAGGTAATATAATCTTAAAAAGAGCCAAGATCGATTACATGACGCTTAAGGCTATTGCAAAAATTTACTATATTCTTTTAGCCGTTATCGCCGTTTTATCGGCACTGCATGTTTTAGGGATACCACTTTCCGCAGTGATTGCGTTTGGGGGCGTTGGAGGTATTGCCGTCGGTTTTGCTGCAAAAGATTTTTTGGCTAATCTCTTTGGTGGATTGATGATTTTTATTGGACGCCCCTTTGTAATTGGGGATTGGGTGAGATCGCCTGACCGCTCGATTGAGGGTATTGTGGAAGAAATGGGCTGGCGACAAGTCAAAATCCGCACACTTGAGAAAAGACCTCTTTATGTTCCGAATTCACTATTTTCTACGATTATTCTAGAAAATGTCAGCCGGATGTTTTGTCGCAAAATCGAATTCGATATTTCGATTCGCTATCAGGATATTAGCAAGGTAAATGCCATTACATCTCAATTTGAAAAATATTTGTTAAGCCGGGAAGATATTGATACAAATCTAATCAATTATGTGAAAATGACCGAATTCGCCGAATCTTGGATTACGATTAAAGTGTCTTGTTTTCCTAAAACGAAAGCGCTTCTCGAATATCTTGCGATTCGACAAGAACTTTTTATCAAAGCAGTTGAAATTGTTGAACAAAATGGTGCTGAATTCGCCTTTAACACCGTTACAGTGATGCAGGGGGATTTATACCGATCATGA